The following proteins are encoded in a genomic region of Arachis stenosperma cultivar V10309 chromosome 4, arast.V10309.gnm1.PFL2, whole genome shotgun sequence:
- the LOC130974290 gene encoding LOW QUALITY PROTEIN: DExH-box ATP-dependent RNA helicase DExH3-like (The sequence of the model RefSeq protein was modified relative to this genomic sequence to represent the inferred CDS: deleted 2 bases in 2 codons; substituted 2 bases at 2 genomic stop codons) — translation ITLGSRQYARVVVFSKAPLPNYRPDLDDKCPQREVILPFGVHRDVDTHLRAHLSQKPTKRLGFFDDSLHRSSDAGSIRTNDGIYEKPVPRIHNSVVKEKILQRRSLELRIKQEDXQGSPEGQRMLEFRRSLPAFKEKDAFLKVISDNQVIVVSGETGCGKTTQLPQYILESETEAGRGAGCNIICTQPRRISAMSVSERVAAERGEKLGESVGYKVRLEGMKGRDTRLLFGTTGVLLRRLLVDRTLNGVTHVVVDEIHERGMNEDFLLIVLKELLPRRPDLRLILMSATLNAELFSSYFDGAPTMHNPGFTYPVRASFLEDILEVTGYRLNRYNQLDDYGQEKTWKMQKQALAFRKRKSQIASAVEDVLEVADFHRYSLRTRESLSCWCPDSLGFNLIEHVLSHIVKNERPGAVLVFMTGWDDINSLKDKLQTHPLLGDPSRVFLLACHGSMASTEQRLIFENPEGGVRKIVLATNMAENSITINDVVFVVDCGKAKETSYDALNNTPCLLPSWISKAAARQRRGRAGRVQPGECYHLYPRCVYDAFADYQLPELLRTPLQSLCLQIKSLQLGSISEFLARALQPPEPLSVQNSVXYLKNQVEELVLYWRKLSMLPVEPKLGKMLILGAIFNCLDPIMTVVAGLSVRDPFLMPADKKDLAESAKAQFSAREYSDHLALVRAYEGWKEAEAQQAGYEYCWRNFLSSQTLRAIDSLRKQFCYLLKDIGLVDHNSETYSRWSHEEHLVRAVICAGLFPGVSSVVDGHLKMLGGYLEFFMKPELANTYLRLKGELEELIQKKLLDPDTQLHDELLSAVRLVISEDHCDGRFVFGRRATPAPKVKEATNSKSSAGVEAENFKNQLQTLLNRAGHEVPTYKTRQLKNNQFRSTINFNGLDFVGQPCSNKKQSEKSAAAEALLWLKGDMHSSHDVASHMSVLLKKSNKKDKKTSS, via the exons ATTACCCTGGGCAGCCGACAATATGCAAGAGTTGTTGTCTTTAGTAAAGCACCTCTGCCGAATTACCGCCCTGATTTGGATGATAAGTGTCCACAAAGAGAG GTAATCTTACCTTTTGGTGTTCATAGAGATGTAGATACTCATCTCCGCGCCCATCTTTCACAAAAGCCTACAAAAAGGCTAGGT TTTTTTGATGATTCTTTGCATAGATCAAGTGATGCTGGAAGTATTCGCACCAATGACGGGATTTATGAGAAGCCAGTGCCTAGGATCCATAATTCTGTTGTCAAGGAGAAAATCCTTCAGCGGAGAAGTTTGGAACTGCGTATTAAGCAAGAAGATTGACAG GGGTCTCCTGAAGGGCAAAGGATGCTCGAATTTCGTAGAAGTCTTCCTGCATTCAAAGAGAAAGATGCATTTTTGAAAGTCATTTCAGATAATCAG GTCATTGTTGTCTCAGGTGAAACTGGTTGTGGTAAGACCACACAACTTCCCCAGTACATACTAGAATCTGAGACTGAAGCTGGACGTGGTGCTGGATGTAACATAATTTGTACTCAGCCTAGAAGAATATCTGCTATGTCTGTTTCTGAAAGAGTTGCAGCAGAACGTGGGGAGAAATTGGGAGAATCT GTTGGCTACAAAGTTCGGTTGGAGGGTATGAAGGGAAGGGATACTCGTCTTCTTTTTGGTACCACAGGTGTATTATTGAGGAGACTACTAGTGGATAGGACTTTAAATGGTGTAACTCATGTTGTTGTTGATGAAATTCATGAACGTGGAATGAATGAAG ATTTTCTTTTGATTGTCCTGAAGGAGCTTCTTCCTCGCCGTCCTGATTTGAGATTAATTTTGATGAGTGCAACCTTAAATGCTGAGCTTTTCTCTTCCTACTTTGATGGTGCTCCAACTATGCACAATCCT GGTTTTACATATCCAGTCCGAGCAAGTTTTCTGGAGGATATTCTGGAAGTGACTGGATATCGGTTGAATCGTTATAATCAACTTGATGACTATGGTCAAGAAAAAACATGGAAAATGCAGAAACAAGCTTTAGCTTTCCGGAAAAGAAAGAGCCAAATTGCTTCTGCTGTTGAG GATGTGCTAGAAGTTGCAGACTTCCACAGATATAGTCTACGCACTCGGGAGTCATTGTCCTGCTGGTGCCCTGACTCACTTGGTTTTAACCTTATTGAACATGTGCTTTCTCACATTGTCAAGAATGAAAGGCCAGGTGctgttttggtttttatgaCTGGGTGGGATGACATAAACTCCTTGAAGGATAAGCTCCAAACTCATCCTTTGTTAGGAGATCCCAGCCGTGTCTTTCTTCTTGCATGTCATGGATCCATGGCCAGCACTGAGCAG AGGTTGATATTTGAAAACCCTGAAGGTGGGGTGAGGAAAATTGTTCTGGCAACTAACATGGCTGAGAATAGTATTACCATCAATGATGTTGTCTTTGTGGTTGATTGTGGTAAAGCTAAAGAGACATCATATGATGCACTAAACAACACTCCTTGTTTACTTCCATCTTGGATATCAAAAGCTGCTGCCCGGcag AGGAGAGGAAGGGCTGGTCGTGTTCAACCTGGTGAATGCTACCATCTATATCCCAGATGTGTTTATGATGCTTTTGCTGATTATCAATTGCCAGAACTTTTGAGAACACCTTTGCAGTCCTTATGTTTGCAAATCAAAAGTTTACAACTTGGAAGCATATCTGAATTCTTAGCTAGAGCTCTCCAGCCACCAGAGCCGCTATCG GTTCAAAATTCTGTTTAGTATCTGAAGAACCAGGTAGAAGAACTAGTACTTTATT GGCGCAAGTTGTCAATGCTTCCTGTGGAGCCCAAACTCGGCAAAATGCTCATTCTGGGCGCTATCTTCAACTGTTTGGATCCCATAATGACTGTTGTTGCTGGTCTTAGTGTAAGGGATCCATTTCTGATGCCGGCTGACAAGAAGGAT CTTGCAGAGTCTGCTAAGGCCCAGTTTTCTGCTCGTGAGTATAGTGATCATCTTGCACTTGTTCGAGCTTATGAGGGTTGGAAAGAGGCTGAAGCTCAGCAAGCTGGCTACGAGTACTGTTGGCgaaattttctttcttctcaaaCACTTAGGGCCATTGATTCCCTTCGAAAGCAATTCTGTTACTTGCTTAAAGATATTGGGTTGGTTGATCACAATTCTGAGACCTACAGTAGATGGAGTCATGAGGAGCATCTTGTCCGAGCAGTCATCTGTGCGGGTTTGTTTCCTGGAGTATCATCTGTTGTG GATGGTCACCTAAAAATGTTGGGAGGTTATTTGGAATTTTTCATGAAACCTGAATTAGCTAACACTTACTTGCGGTTGAAGGGGGAGCTGGAGGAACTGATACAGAAAAAA CTTCTGGATCCCGATACACAATTGCATGATGAGCTTCTTTCAGCTGTTAGATTGGTGATATCTGAGGACCACTGTGATGGCAGATTCGTATTTGGTCGCCGGGCCACACCTGCACCCAAAGTAAAAGAGGCAACAAACTCCAAAAGTAGTGCTGGAGTAGAGGCTGAGAATTTTAAAAACCAGCTTCAGACATTACTTAACAGGGCTGGACATGAAGTGCCAACTTACAAAACAAGGCAACTGAAGAACAACCAATTCCGTTCCACCATCAAT TTTAATGGCTTGGATTTTGTTGGCCAGCCTTGCAGCAACAAGAAACAATCAGAAAAATCTGCTGCCGCTGAGGCTCTTCTATGGCTGAAGGGTGATATGCATTCTTCACACGATGTTGCCAGCCATATGTCTGTGCTTTTGAAAAAGAGCAACAAGAAAGATAAGAAAACTTCATCCTAA
- the LOC130972909 gene encoding alpha-1,3-arabinosyltransferase XAT3-like, whose protein sequence is MIFSTSGYIGKHFHEFTDIIIPLFLTSRQFNGQVKFVVSKMRPWWISKYQAILSKLSNYEVLNIDKVDQVHCFTGVNVGLKRYPKELSIDPQKYFYSIKDFRSFLRDSYSVKRVNAIKLREEGEDENNKNKKQQPRLLILSRRRTRSFTNTAEIAKMARSMGFEAIVMEAGGSMSSFANVVNSCDVILGVHGAGLTNIVFLHCFPS, encoded by the coding sequence ATGATATTCTCTACTTCAGGCTATATTGGCAAACACTTCCATGAATTCACAGACATCATCATCCCACTGTTTCTGACTTCTAGACAATTCAATGGACAAGTTAAATTTGTTGTGTCCAAAATGCGTCCTTGGTGGATTTCTAAGTACCAAGCAATTCTCAGTAAGCTGTCCAATTATGAGGTCTTGAACATTGACAAAGTTGACCAAGTTCACTGCTTCACAGGTGTGAATGTTGGTCTCAAAAGGTATCCAAAAGAACTAAGCATTGACCCTCAAAAGTACTTCTATTCCATCAAAGACTTCAGGAGTTTTCTGAGAGACTCTTATTCAGTGAAGAGAGTTAATGCAATCAAATTGAGAGAGGAGGGTGAAGATGAGAATAATAAGAATAAGAAGCAGCAGCCAAGGCTTTTGATTCtttcaagaagaagaacaagatcATTTACTAACACAGCTGAAATAGCAAAGATGGCTAGAAGCATGGGATTCGAGGCGATCGTAATGGAAGCTGGTGGAAGCATGTCAAGCTTTGCAAATGTGGTGAATTCTTGTGATGTGATATTGGGAGTTCATGGAGCTGGCCTCACTAACATTGTTTTCCTTCATTGTTTTCCTTCCTGA